One window of Drosophila busckii strain San Diego stock center, stock number 13000-0081.31 chromosome 3L, ASM1175060v1, whole genome shotgun sequence genomic DNA carries:
- the LOC108600738 gene encoding 39S ribosomal protein L39, mitochondrial, whose amino-acid sequence MSAVTKLIKPNLGALRQLQQYRNIVNLSATAALRSRNELFSQEQRRQREAVGRIEKIEVRYLGLPEDVTLVMNNHISTPYNCAQHLSEGHCKRAALALIDGTVPWDMHRPLQESCTLQLLNFNVSEPHLVNKAFWRTCSFMLGAALQRTFKDEAKLELHSFPGPNIKSGSFVHDIVLGTQSWEPTKAEMRAISAEMVKLSAQDLRIERLEVDKDVAIEMFKDSRYKSEQLPSIAQQNQGRVTLYRLGEHIDISRGPMVASTRFLGKCTISAAHKVASEGAASAFYRIQGVALPSGFTLNHFAYGLLEQRSQKLNSARLPNEPFEEQQQQQMQLS is encoded by the exons ATGTCTGCAGTAACTAAGCTAATAAAACCAAATCTAGGTGCTCTAAGACAACTACAGCAGTATCGAAATATAG tcaATCTGAGTGCCACTGCAGCGCTAAGATCCCGTAATGAACTTTTCAGTCAGGAACAGCGACGCCAGCGGGAAGCTGTGGGTCGCATAGAAAAGATAGAAGTGCGCTACTTGGGACTGCCCGAGGATGTGACTCTAGTTATGAACAATCATATATCGACGCCATACAACTGCGCACAGCACTTGAGCGAAGGTCATTGCAAAAGAGCTGCCTTGGCTTTGATCGATGGCACCGTGCCCTGGGACATGCATCGACCACTGCAGGAATCGTGTACTCTGCAGTTGCTCAATTTCAATGTATCTGAACCACATCTGGTCAACAA AGCCTTTTGGCGCACCTGCAGTTTCATGTTGGGCGCTGCGCTGCAACGTACATTTAAGGATGAGGCGAAGCTGGAACTGCATAGCTTTCCCGGGCCAAAta TCAAATCCGGCAGCTTTGTGCATGACATTGTGTTGGGCACGCAAAGCTGGGAGCCTACGAAAGCTGAAATGCGCGCTATATCGGCAGAAATGGTGAAGCTGTCGGCACAGGACTTGAGAATAGAGCGCTTGGAAGTGGATAAGGATGTGGCGATAGAAATGTTCAAAGATTCACGCTACAAAAGCGAGCAGCTTCCCAGTATAGCGCAACAGAATCAAGGTCGCGTCACGCTCTATCGCTTGGGGGAACACATCGACATCTCGCGTGGACCTATGGTGGCCTCTACACGTTTCCTTGGCAAGTGCACCATATCCGCTGCACACAAGGTGGCCAGTGAAGGTGCTGCCAGTGCATTTTATCGCATTCAGGGTGTGGCTCTGCCTAGCGGCTTTACCCTAAATCATTTTGCCTATGGCTTGCTGGAACAGCGCTCCCAAAAGCTA AACTCTGCGCGCCTGCCAAACGAACCCTTtgaggaacaacaacaacaacaaatgcaattgtcTTGA
- the LOC108601003 gene encoding tribbles yields MDNSNSNSSAADATKMVTYTESNRNSSAETAAAARERDQRLTPALVLFTSAPGTPTTPTISTPTKELQNAEMLRRIREKLVNSPVCELQTLSLAEPLSLSSSSGGCGVGGEQPVKVIKNRYLISAQPSHISAAAAAKTPASYRHLIDLTSSNLQCVDVFTGEQFLCKIINEPLHKVQRAYFQLQQDEQLCKSVIYGHTLIRGVHDLVPLSKNRTYIIIAPVHQEKQQQHPQQQQQQQQQQQNRVYENLHTYIRHEKRLCEAEARSIFHQICQTVQVCHRNGIILRDLKLKRFYFIDEARTKLQYESLEGSMILDGDDDTLSDKIGCPLYTAPELLCPQPTYQGKPADMWSLGVILYTMLVGQYPFYEKANCNLITVIRHGNVQIPMTLSKSVRWLMLSLLRKNYTERMTASHIFLTPWLREQRPFHMYLPVDVEIADDWDVDGDRDEMECIDDVEESQLCSLGGIKHEHEYEDIGVEPLDYTHSTLQMAQASSSSSVGSSQTDVDVDEDMG; encoded by the exons ATGGATAATAGTAATAGCAATAGCAGCGCAGCAGACGCTACAAAAATGGTCACCTATACGGaaagcaacagaaacagctCAGccgagacagcagcagctgcgaggGAACGCGATCAGCGCCTGACGCCCGCATTAGTGTTGTTCACTAGTGCGCCCGGCACGCCCACTACTCCCACGATATCGACGCCTACAAAGGAGCTGCAAAATGCAGAGATGCTGCGCAGAATTCGCGAGAAGCTGGTCAATTCGCCAGTCTGTGAACTTCAGACGCTAAGCCTTGCCGAGCCATTgagcttgagcagcagcagtggcggcTGTGGAGTTGGTGGCGAACAGCCAGTCAAAGTGATCAAGAACCGTTACCTGATCAGTGCCCAGCCTAGTCACATCTCAGCCGCGGCAGCGGCCAAAACGCCCGCCTCTTATCGCCATCTCATCGATCTGACCTCTTCGAACCTGCAGTGCGTGGACGTCTTTACTGGTGAACAGTTCCTATGCAAGATTATCAACGAGCCGCTGCACAAGGTGCAACGTGCCTACTTCCAACTGCAGCAGGACGAGCAGCTGTGCAAAAGCGTAATCTATGGGCATACGTTAATACGCGGCGTGCACGACCTTGTGCCGCTGTCCAAGAATCGCACCTACATCATCATAGCGCCTGTACATCaagaaaagcaacagcaacatccgcagcagcagcagcagcagcagcagcagcaacagaaccGCGTCTATGAGAACCTGCATACGTACATCAGACATGAGAAGCGACTTTGCGAAGCGGAGGCGCGCTCTATTTTCCATCAGATCTGCCAGACAGTGCAGGTGTGCCATCGTAACGGAATTATCTTAAGGGATTTGAAGCTCAAGCGCTTCTATTTTATTGATGAAGCAAG AACCAAATTGCAGTACGAGTCGCTGGAGGGCTCAATGATACTTGATGGCGACGACGATACGCTTAGCGACAAGATCGGCTGCCCGCTGTACACCGCGCCGGAGCTGCTCTGCCCACAGCCCACGTATCAGGGCAAGCCGGCGGACATGTGGTCTCTGGGCGTTATACTCTACACCATGCTTGTGGGACAGTATCCGTTCTACGAGAAGGCCAACTGTAATCTAATCACGGTGATCCGTCATGGCAATGTCCAAATACCCATGACGCTCTCCAAATCGGTGCGCTGGTTAATGCTCTCCCTCTTGCGCAAGAACTACACGGAACGCATGACAGCgtcacatatatttttaacaccTTGGCTGCGGGAGCAGCGACCGTTCCACATGTACCTGCCGGTCGATGTGGAGATTGCGGACGACTGGGACGTGGACGGTGATCGGGATGAGATGGAGTGCATTGACGATGTGGAGGAGAGCCAACTGTGCTCGCTGGGCGGCATTAAGCATGAGCATGAGTACGAAGACATTGGCGTGGAGCCACTGGACTACACGCATAGCACGTTGCAAATGGCGCAGGCCAGTAGCTCCAGTAGTGTTGGCTCCAGTCAGACTGATGTCGATGTGGATGAGGACATGGGCTGA
- the LOC108599973 gene encoding F-box/WD repeat-containing protein 4, whose amino-acid sequence MKLKLIDLNIDCLLGIFKYCTEKDLIALCQANNYICSVIEQHIFYALTKDLLLCGHRNRPCIEERNRTQLTYLERLQISRNWLKGVYEERPYYHHAQMFSSRLCLSSDTLYITHARYLRKYRRAGPEALQRRYDEEISTPSKSDISDFVKKDNTIFAGRVCGTCFVSDTDGITEQAMHNAKEYLYCVDFVEDTFATSTDTCCKLWKRSREFGLSHFDLFMQLQHSFKSMKVSDDGQWLFGGLYTDKRNRRALRAVHLESGEEIVLNSDTISIYDLKIKDDQVLFTANFDTTFRMFDRRCDRDVYIWEDPFDSSLYCLEYDGLYAVLCGAKHHSRVNLYDIRVPGKYIQLYFPGRTRQYYKSSPVYSIACDSQYMFVATDHNLRVFDFKANFGVQRDYSSFYDYRYGTNNLL is encoded by the exons ATGAAACTGAAGCTAATAGATCTTAATATTGACTGCCTATTAGGGATTTTCAAATATTGTACGGAAAAGGATTTGATTGCACTATGTCAGGCAAATAATTACATATGCTCTGTTATTGAGCAACACATTTTTTACGCGCTGACCAAGGATCTGCTGCTATGTGGACACAGAAACAGACCATGCATCGAAGAAAG AAATCGTACGCAGCTTACTTACTTGGAAAGATTACAAATTTCAAGAAATTGGCTCAAAGGTGTTTACGAGGAACGGCCTTACTACCACCACGCACAGATGTTCTCCTCAAGGCTTTGCCTTAGCTCGGACACACTCTACATCACACACGCCCGTTACCTGCGTAAATATAGGCGGGCTGGTCCTGAGGCGTTGCAGCGTCGCTACGATGAGGAGATTAGCACGCCCTCAAAAAGCGACATATCCGACTTTGTAAAGAAAGATAATACCATCTTCGCGGGTCGCGTGTGCGGCACGTGTTTTGTCAGTGATACAGACGGCATTACCGAACAGGCCATGCATAATGCTAAGGAGTATCTATATTGCGTAGATTTCGTTGAGGATACATTTGCTACCAGCACTGATACTTGTTGCAAGCTTTGGAAGCGTTCACGGGAGTTCGGACTAAGTCATTTTGATTTGTtcatgcagctgcaacattcCTTCAAGTCTATGAAAGTTAGCGACGACGGTCAGTGGCTATTTGGCGGTCTCTATACGGATAAAAGGAATCGCAGAGCGCTGCGCGCTGTTCATCTTGAAAG TGGTGAGGAGATCGTGCTTAACTCAGACACCATATCCATTTACGACCTAAAAATCAAGGACGATCAAGTCTTATTTACTGCCAACTTTGATACGACATTTCGCATGTTTGATCGTCGCTGTGATCGGGATGTATACATTTGGGAAGACCCATTTGATTCATCGCTGTACTGTCTGGAATATGATGGACTCTACGCTGTGCTCTGTGGTGCAAAGCATCACAGTCGCGTCAATCTCTACGATATTCGTGTGCCCggcaaatacatacaattgTATTTTCCGGGCAGAACGCGGCAGTACTATAAGAGCTCGCCTGTGTATAGCATTGCCTGTGATAGTCAATATATGTTTGTCGCAACTGATCACAATCTGCGTGTGTTTGACTTTAAGGCCAACTTTGGTGTCCAGCGGGATTACAGTAGTTTCTATGATTACCGCTATGGAACCAATAATTTGTTGTGA
- the LOC108599971 gene encoding pantothenate kinase 3 isoform X4: MQDDEFNFCTELHLAKAMPWFGMDIGGTLTKLVYFEPKDITPDEQDREAGILRNIRRYLTKNSAYGKTGHRDTHLQMDNVQIRKRCGSLHFIRFQTTDMGNFLSLAKQKGMAELVTTVCATGGGAFKFEKDFRDQVNMKLAKFDELDTLIKGILFADMHNRTECYYYENAREILKSEKRAFNFSQPFPFILVNVGSGVSILAVYGPDNYKRISGTSLGGGTFLGLCCLLTGCTTFEEAIQLATKGDNRKVDKLVKDIYGGDYNRFGLPGDLVASSFGQMHINDKRLSVTREDLANATLVTITNNIGSIARMCALNEKIDRVVFVGNFLRVNPISMKLLAYAMEFWSNGTMKGLFLEHEGYFGALGCLLQFNGELAAALNDNLDQPAHTEVEPSSTSKGAAEIPTDNSDETAR; encoded by the exons ATGCAGGAtgatgaatttaatttttgcaccGAACTGCATTTGGCAAAGG CGATGCCATGGTTTGGCATGGACATCGGTGGCACACTCACAAAACTGGTCTACTTCGAGCCAAAGGACATAACGCCCGATGAGCAGGACCGTGAGGCGGGCATATTGCGCAACATCCGGCGTTATTTAACCAAAAACTCAGCGTATGGCAAAACCGGACATCGCGATACACACTTGCAG ATGGACAATGTGCAGATACGAAAGCGCTGCGGATCTCTGCACTTCATACGCTTTCAGACCACAGACATGGGCAACTTTCTGTCCCTGGCCAAGCAGAAGGGCATGGCCGAGCTGGTGACGACTGTCTGTGCCACTGGCGGCGGTGCATTTAAGTTCGAGAAGGACTTTCGCGATCAAGTCAACATGAAGCTTGCCAAGTTCGATGAGCTGGACACGTTAATCAAGGGCATTCTATTCGCTGATATGCACAATCGCACTGAGTGCTATTACTATGAGAATGCACGTGAAATTCT caagAGTGAGAAGCGTGCGTTTAACTTCTCGCAGCCATTCCCTTTTATATTGGTGAATGTGGGCTCAGGTGTGTCCATTCTAGCTGTCTATGGTCCTGACAACTACAAACGCATTTCGGGTACCAG CTTGGGCGGTGGAACATTCCTGGGTTTGTGCTGTCTGCTTACAGGCTGCACCACATTTGAGGAGGCCATACAGCTGGCCACAAAGGGTGACAACCGTAAGGTTGACAAATTGGTCAAAGACATTTATGGCGGCGACTATAATCGGTTTGGTTTGCCTGGCGACTTGGTCGCTTCAAG ctttgGCCAAATGCACATAAACGACAAACGCCTTTCGGTAACACGAGAAGATCTGGCCAATGCCACACTTGTCACTATTACCAATAATATTGGATCAATAGCAAGAATGTGTGCTCTCAATGAAAAGATAGACAGA GTCGTGTTCGTGGGTAACTTTCTGCGCGTGAATCCTATATCTATGAAATTGCTGGCATATGCCATGGAATTCTGGTCAAATGGCACCATGAAGGGTCTGTTTCTGGAGCATGAAGGTTACTTTGGCGCGTTGGGCTGTCTGCTGCAATTCAATGGTGAGCTAGCCGCTGCTCTCAATGACAATCTGGATCAACCCGCACATACAGAAGTCGAGCCGTCCTCAACATCGAAAGGCGCAGCAGAAATACCAACGGATAACTCCGATGAAACCGCCAGATAG
- the LOC108599971 gene encoding pantothenate kinase 3 isoform X1 encodes MKVPARDSKYSFNLKIFKLHNEKKTSTTTSTHATVSPSVAPAPTLPMISTKRNSWRASWRAAIGVANKAKTLSNHNEVLEPATAAVEESCPEPQHVECSSNSDDLMSMPWFGMDIGGTLTKLVYFEPKDITPDEQDREAGILRNIRRYLTKNSAYGKTGHRDTHLQMDNVQIRKRCGSLHFIRFQTTDMGNFLSLAKQKGMAELVTTVCATGGGAFKFEKDFRDQVNMKLAKFDELDTLIKGILFADMHNRTECYYYENAREILKSEKRAFNFSQPFPFILVNVGSGVSILAVYGPDNYKRISGTSLGGGTFLGLCCLLTGCTTFEEAIQLATKGDNRKVDKLVKDIYGGDYNRFGLPGDLVASSFGQMHINDKRLSVTREDLANATLVTITNNIGSIARMCALNEKIDRVVFVGNFLRVNPISMKLLAYAMEFWSNGTMKGLFLEHEGYFGALGCLLQFNGELAAALNDNLDQPAHTEVEPSSTSKGAAEIPTDNSDETAR; translated from the exons ATGAAAGTGCCCGCGCGCGACTCGAAATATTCGTTCAacttgaaaatattcaaattacaTAACGAGAAAAAAACATCAACAACGACATCAACACACGCCACAGTTTCGCCATCAGTTGCGCCCGCTCCAACTTTGCCCATGATCTCGACTAAAAGAAATTCATGGCGTGCTTCGTGGCGCGCCGCCATTGGAGTTGCCAACAAAGCCAAGACATTAAGCAACCACAATGAAGTCTTGGAgccagccacagccgcagttGAAGAATCTTGCCCAGAACCTCAGCACGTCGAGTGCAGTTCGAACTCAGATGATCTGATGT CGATGCCATGGTTTGGCATGGACATCGGTGGCACACTCACAAAACTGGTCTACTTCGAGCCAAAGGACATAACGCCCGATGAGCAGGACCGTGAGGCGGGCATATTGCGCAACATCCGGCGTTATTTAACCAAAAACTCAGCGTATGGCAAAACCGGACATCGCGATACACACTTGCAG ATGGACAATGTGCAGATACGAAAGCGCTGCGGATCTCTGCACTTCATACGCTTTCAGACCACAGACATGGGCAACTTTCTGTCCCTGGCCAAGCAGAAGGGCATGGCCGAGCTGGTGACGACTGTCTGTGCCACTGGCGGCGGTGCATTTAAGTTCGAGAAGGACTTTCGCGATCAAGTCAACATGAAGCTTGCCAAGTTCGATGAGCTGGACACGTTAATCAAGGGCATTCTATTCGCTGATATGCACAATCGCACTGAGTGCTATTACTATGAGAATGCACGTGAAATTCT caagAGTGAGAAGCGTGCGTTTAACTTCTCGCAGCCATTCCCTTTTATATTGGTGAATGTGGGCTCAGGTGTGTCCATTCTAGCTGTCTATGGTCCTGACAACTACAAACGCATTTCGGGTACCAG CTTGGGCGGTGGAACATTCCTGGGTTTGTGCTGTCTGCTTACAGGCTGCACCACATTTGAGGAGGCCATACAGCTGGCCACAAAGGGTGACAACCGTAAGGTTGACAAATTGGTCAAAGACATTTATGGCGGCGACTATAATCGGTTTGGTTTGCCTGGCGACTTGGTCGCTTCAAG ctttgGCCAAATGCACATAAACGACAAACGCCTTTCGGTAACACGAGAAGATCTGGCCAATGCCACACTTGTCACTATTACCAATAATATTGGATCAATAGCAAGAATGTGTGCTCTCAATGAAAAGATAGACAGA GTCGTGTTCGTGGGTAACTTTCTGCGCGTGAATCCTATATCTATGAAATTGCTGGCATATGCCATGGAATTCTGGTCAAATGGCACCATGAAGGGTCTGTTTCTGGAGCATGAAGGTTACTTTGGCGCGTTGGGCTGTCTGCTGCAATTCAATGGTGAGCTAGCCGCTGCTCTCAATGACAATCTGGATCAACCCGCACATACAGAAGTCGAGCCGTCCTCAACATCGAAAGGCGCAGCAGAAATACCAACGGATAACTCCGATGAAACCGCCAGATAG
- the LOC108599971 gene encoding pantothenate kinase 3 isoform X3, which translates to MTEEKLHFKSICDLIIRSAMPWFGMDIGGTLTKLVYFEPKDITPDEQDREAGILRNIRRYLTKNSAYGKTGHRDTHLQMDNVQIRKRCGSLHFIRFQTTDMGNFLSLAKQKGMAELVTTVCATGGGAFKFEKDFRDQVNMKLAKFDELDTLIKGILFADMHNRTECYYYENAREILKSEKRAFNFSQPFPFILVNVGSGVSILAVYGPDNYKRISGTSLGGGTFLGLCCLLTGCTTFEEAIQLATKGDNRKVDKLVKDIYGGDYNRFGLPGDLVASSFGQMHINDKRLSVTREDLANATLVTITNNIGSIARMCALNEKIDRVVFVGNFLRVNPISMKLLAYAMEFWSNGTMKGLFLEHEGYFGALGCLLQFNGELAAALNDNLDQPAHTEVEPSSTSKGAAEIPTDNSDETAR; encoded by the exons ATGACTGAGGAAAAACTGCATTTTAAGTCGATCTGTGATCTCATTATTAGGAGTG CGATGCCATGGTTTGGCATGGACATCGGTGGCACACTCACAAAACTGGTCTACTTCGAGCCAAAGGACATAACGCCCGATGAGCAGGACCGTGAGGCGGGCATATTGCGCAACATCCGGCGTTATTTAACCAAAAACTCAGCGTATGGCAAAACCGGACATCGCGATACACACTTGCAG ATGGACAATGTGCAGATACGAAAGCGCTGCGGATCTCTGCACTTCATACGCTTTCAGACCACAGACATGGGCAACTTTCTGTCCCTGGCCAAGCAGAAGGGCATGGCCGAGCTGGTGACGACTGTCTGTGCCACTGGCGGCGGTGCATTTAAGTTCGAGAAGGACTTTCGCGATCAAGTCAACATGAAGCTTGCCAAGTTCGATGAGCTGGACACGTTAATCAAGGGCATTCTATTCGCTGATATGCACAATCGCACTGAGTGCTATTACTATGAGAATGCACGTGAAATTCT caagAGTGAGAAGCGTGCGTTTAACTTCTCGCAGCCATTCCCTTTTATATTGGTGAATGTGGGCTCAGGTGTGTCCATTCTAGCTGTCTATGGTCCTGACAACTACAAACGCATTTCGGGTACCAG CTTGGGCGGTGGAACATTCCTGGGTTTGTGCTGTCTGCTTACAGGCTGCACCACATTTGAGGAGGCCATACAGCTGGCCACAAAGGGTGACAACCGTAAGGTTGACAAATTGGTCAAAGACATTTATGGCGGCGACTATAATCGGTTTGGTTTGCCTGGCGACTTGGTCGCTTCAAG ctttgGCCAAATGCACATAAACGACAAACGCCTTTCGGTAACACGAGAAGATCTGGCCAATGCCACACTTGTCACTATTACCAATAATATTGGATCAATAGCAAGAATGTGTGCTCTCAATGAAAAGATAGACAGA GTCGTGTTCGTGGGTAACTTTCTGCGCGTGAATCCTATATCTATGAAATTGCTGGCATATGCCATGGAATTCTGGTCAAATGGCACCATGAAGGGTCTGTTTCTGGAGCATGAAGGTTACTTTGGCGCGTTGGGCTGTCTGCTGCAATTCAATGGTGAGCTAGCCGCTGCTCTCAATGACAATCTGGATCAACCCGCACATACAGAAGTCGAGCCGTCCTCAACATCGAAAGGCGCAGCAGAAATACCAACGGATAACTCCGATGAAACCGCCAGATAG
- the LOC108599971 gene encoding pantothenate kinase 3 isoform X2: MRRVHHSYPIFSLRLCHCERYLIAMPWFGMDIGGTLTKLVYFEPKDITPDEQDREAGILRNIRRYLTKNSAYGKTGHRDTHLQMDNVQIRKRCGSLHFIRFQTTDMGNFLSLAKQKGMAELVTTVCATGGGAFKFEKDFRDQVNMKLAKFDELDTLIKGILFADMHNRTECYYYENAREILKSEKRAFNFSQPFPFILVNVGSGVSILAVYGPDNYKRISGTSLGGGTFLGLCCLLTGCTTFEEAIQLATKGDNRKVDKLVKDIYGGDYNRFGLPGDLVASSFGQMHINDKRLSVTREDLANATLVTITNNIGSIARMCALNEKIDRVVFVGNFLRVNPISMKLLAYAMEFWSNGTMKGLFLEHEGYFGALGCLLQFNGELAAALNDNLDQPAHTEVEPSSTSKGAAEIPTDNSDETAR, from the exons ATGCGCCGGGTGCACCACAGTTATCCAATCTTTTCTCTGAGATTATGCCACTGCGAAAGGTATCTAATAG CGATGCCATGGTTTGGCATGGACATCGGTGGCACACTCACAAAACTGGTCTACTTCGAGCCAAAGGACATAACGCCCGATGAGCAGGACCGTGAGGCGGGCATATTGCGCAACATCCGGCGTTATTTAACCAAAAACTCAGCGTATGGCAAAACCGGACATCGCGATACACACTTGCAG ATGGACAATGTGCAGATACGAAAGCGCTGCGGATCTCTGCACTTCATACGCTTTCAGACCACAGACATGGGCAACTTTCTGTCCCTGGCCAAGCAGAAGGGCATGGCCGAGCTGGTGACGACTGTCTGTGCCACTGGCGGCGGTGCATTTAAGTTCGAGAAGGACTTTCGCGATCAAGTCAACATGAAGCTTGCCAAGTTCGATGAGCTGGACACGTTAATCAAGGGCATTCTATTCGCTGATATGCACAATCGCACTGAGTGCTATTACTATGAGAATGCACGTGAAATTCT caagAGTGAGAAGCGTGCGTTTAACTTCTCGCAGCCATTCCCTTTTATATTGGTGAATGTGGGCTCAGGTGTGTCCATTCTAGCTGTCTATGGTCCTGACAACTACAAACGCATTTCGGGTACCAG CTTGGGCGGTGGAACATTCCTGGGTTTGTGCTGTCTGCTTACAGGCTGCACCACATTTGAGGAGGCCATACAGCTGGCCACAAAGGGTGACAACCGTAAGGTTGACAAATTGGTCAAAGACATTTATGGCGGCGACTATAATCGGTTTGGTTTGCCTGGCGACTTGGTCGCTTCAAG ctttgGCCAAATGCACATAAACGACAAACGCCTTTCGGTAACACGAGAAGATCTGGCCAATGCCACACTTGTCACTATTACCAATAATATTGGATCAATAGCAAGAATGTGTGCTCTCAATGAAAAGATAGACAGA GTCGTGTTCGTGGGTAACTTTCTGCGCGTGAATCCTATATCTATGAAATTGCTGGCATATGCCATGGAATTCTGGTCAAATGGCACCATGAAGGGTCTGTTTCTGGAGCATGAAGGTTACTTTGGCGCGTTGGGCTGTCTGCTGCAATTCAATGGTGAGCTAGCCGCTGCTCTCAATGACAATCTGGATCAACCCGCACATACAGAAGTCGAGCCGTCCTCAACATCGAAAGGCGCAGCAGAAATACCAACGGATAACTCCGATGAAACCGCCAGATAG
- the LOC108599971 gene encoding pantothenate kinase 3 isoform X5, with translation MPWFGMDIGGTLTKLVYFEPKDITPDEQDREAGILRNIRRYLTKNSAYGKTGHRDTHLQMDNVQIRKRCGSLHFIRFQTTDMGNFLSLAKQKGMAELVTTVCATGGGAFKFEKDFRDQVNMKLAKFDELDTLIKGILFADMHNRTECYYYENAREILKSEKRAFNFSQPFPFILVNVGSGVSILAVYGPDNYKRISGTSLGGGTFLGLCCLLTGCTTFEEAIQLATKGDNRKVDKLVKDIYGGDYNRFGLPGDLVASSFGQMHINDKRLSVTREDLANATLVTITNNIGSIARMCALNEKIDRVVFVGNFLRVNPISMKLLAYAMEFWSNGTMKGLFLEHEGYFGALGCLLQFNGELAAALNDNLDQPAHTEVEPSSTSKGAAEIPTDNSDETAR, from the exons ATGCCATGGTTTGGCATGGACATCGGTGGCACACTCACAAAACTGGTCTACTTCGAGCCAAAGGACATAACGCCCGATGAGCAGGACCGTGAGGCGGGCATATTGCGCAACATCCGGCGTTATTTAACCAAAAACTCAGCGTATGGCAAAACCGGACATCGCGATACACACTTGCAG ATGGACAATGTGCAGATACGAAAGCGCTGCGGATCTCTGCACTTCATACGCTTTCAGACCACAGACATGGGCAACTTTCTGTCCCTGGCCAAGCAGAAGGGCATGGCCGAGCTGGTGACGACTGTCTGTGCCACTGGCGGCGGTGCATTTAAGTTCGAGAAGGACTTTCGCGATCAAGTCAACATGAAGCTTGCCAAGTTCGATGAGCTGGACACGTTAATCAAGGGCATTCTATTCGCTGATATGCACAATCGCACTGAGTGCTATTACTATGAGAATGCACGTGAAATTCT caagAGTGAGAAGCGTGCGTTTAACTTCTCGCAGCCATTCCCTTTTATATTGGTGAATGTGGGCTCAGGTGTGTCCATTCTAGCTGTCTATGGTCCTGACAACTACAAACGCATTTCGGGTACCAG CTTGGGCGGTGGAACATTCCTGGGTTTGTGCTGTCTGCTTACAGGCTGCACCACATTTGAGGAGGCCATACAGCTGGCCACAAAGGGTGACAACCGTAAGGTTGACAAATTGGTCAAAGACATTTATGGCGGCGACTATAATCGGTTTGGTTTGCCTGGCGACTTGGTCGCTTCAAG ctttgGCCAAATGCACATAAACGACAAACGCCTTTCGGTAACACGAGAAGATCTGGCCAATGCCACACTTGTCACTATTACCAATAATATTGGATCAATAGCAAGAATGTGTGCTCTCAATGAAAAGATAGACAGA GTCGTGTTCGTGGGTAACTTTCTGCGCGTGAATCCTATATCTATGAAATTGCTGGCATATGCCATGGAATTCTGGTCAAATGGCACCATGAAGGGTCTGTTTCTGGAGCATGAAGGTTACTTTGGCGCGTTGGGCTGTCTGCTGCAATTCAATGGTGAGCTAGCCGCTGCTCTCAATGACAATCTGGATCAACCCGCACATACAGAAGTCGAGCCGTCCTCAACATCGAAAGGCGCAGCAGAAATACCAACGGATAACTCCGATGAAACCGCCAGATAG